A segment of the Candidatus Pelagisphaera phototrophica genome:
AATACCGTTTCAGAATCGATTGTGTGGCCGTATTCCTTCTCCTGTACGTAGAAAGTGTCGATTGCTATGTTGTCGCTCCGCGAGATTGCCTTCGCCTCCAGGATATTGTACCCAGCTACATTGAGGGCGCCCGAAAGTTTGTGGAAGAGACCGGCTCGATCCCAGGTGACTACGTTGACTTCGGAAAGCCCATTTTCGATGTCTGGAGTCCACTCGATAATCGGTTTGAGTGAGCCAACCGAATCCGCGTGATTGATCTCGTAGAGCAGACGGTTGATCATCCGGACATGCCGCACGATTTCATTCTTGGCTGTGTTAACAAAGTAGCTGTTAGGAAGGAGATGAAAGTGGGCGTCAATTTCCTCCTCTCCGACTTCCGCGATATCGAGCAGCTTGTTACGTGTCATTTTCTGAAAATTTTCCAATTGAGGTGATTCGAGATACTCCCAGCTGTTGCAGGGGGTATGAAATGCAGACGCGAGAATCGTGCCAATCTCGGCAATTGCTCAAAATTTCTCCAATGAAAATTGGAGACGACTGGGCCCGTCGGTTGCGTAGGAGAGGAGCGTAAGCCCGCCCGTTAGTTAGAGACGCCTCAACTTGTCGATGCTCTTTTGCCTCTCAGCAGCCTCGATCTCAATTTCGTGAACGCTCTCTGCCTTTACGACTTCTCCGCGCTCGTAGCCGATATATTCGAGCCATCCTTTGGATCGCATTTGGCGTCGATGGTCGATCTTCCCGAACAGCGGATCAGCGGTGGCTTGCTCCAGAATTTCGATTATGTCCCCTTCAATTTCAAAACCACATGCCTGGAGAATCGTTTTGGCCATGAGCAAATGTCCAAACTCATTTGGGTGAATGCCGTCTTTCGTGAGAAAGAATTGGGGGTCCGTTTTCCGTCGCTCTTGCTTGTACTCCAGCAGGGGTGTGTTGAGGTCGATCTTGCGAGCGGCCGATAGCTTGGAAAGCATGATCCACTTTCCGTAGGTTCTGAGCACTTCGTTGTATTGTGCAAAGGGAGCCTTGTAGCTGAAGTCAGTAGCATTGGGCGGAGCGAGGGACTTTTTCGCGTCGGCGTCGAACGGGGGGGGAGTTAGCAAAACGACTTCTGCATTGCTGGCGTGGACTTTAGCGACGAGTGATTCTATGCCGGATTGGTAGGCCAGGAAACGATCCATTCTGAGGGGATGATAGATGCCATCGTTCATCCCGTAGCAAGCGAAGATAATATCGGGTTTTGTCTGCTCGAGGGCATGGTCCAGTCGCGAATGGATACAGGGTCTGGGAAAGGGGTGCTCTGCTTCGCTTGTCCCTGCGGCGGTTTCACTCCCCAAGCCGATGCTTATGATGTTATAGTCCAAGTCCGGATTCCGTTTCTGGAGGAAGTAGGAAATAAAACTTACATAAGTTCCCCTGTGGGTAATGGAATCACCTAGTATGACAACTCGCTTGTCGTGGAGATCGAGCTTGTTCTGGGCGGATAGCCCACAGAGGAAAGAGCTGCCGAATAGAAGGAGGATCAGGATTGGATATCGACGCTTGCCTTGGGTCATTTTCGAAGGAGGTAAATCCCTTTAGAGCAAATTCTATCCATGGGGTGATAGCTAGAATATTTTGACCTCGCCATTGGGAAAAGTTACCCTTGTCAGCCGTCCAATACGCAAAACAGGTAAAATATAATTTCCATTTCTATCGGATGCCCTTTTGTTGGAGACTTCCCCATGAAGGACTTTGAAACGATCTCGGGCTTGTCGGCGCCGAACAGCTAGAAAGGGTGCTTGATTGCGCTGGGGGCGTTCCCGTCTTCACACTCGCTGGGCGTGTAGGGTCACCGGTTGATCGCCCTGTCGGTATCCTGTCTCAATCTGTGGGTGGCCGAGGCATTGCCTATATCGGTTACTGCAATCATCGCGATAGCCGGTCAGGCGTTTATCGGGGTGACGACCCTGAGGCAGGCGTCCGTCAATTTCATTAGCCCGGTTTTCTTTTTTGTCTTGGCGATGTTTTTGTTCGCAGCCTGCATTCGTCACCTAAAGCTCGATCATCGATTCGCCCATTGGCTGCTGGAGCGGTCCGGAACCAATACAAAGAATGTGGTCTTTGCGTTCATGTTCGGTACGGCGGCTATCTCATCGATCATGTCCGATGTGCCTGCCTGTGCGATTTGGATGACGCTTGCTCTTGGGGTTCTAAGGAAAGAGGGATTGACACCGGGCGAGTCTAATTTGGGCAAGGTACTCATACTGGGCATTACGATAGCCGCATTGATTGGAGGAGTGGCTACACCCGCAGGAAGCTCTATCAATATTATGGGCTTAGTGCTGCTGTCTGATTTGGGAGGCGGCACGGTCCCCTTTCTCAAGTGGATGGCGATTGGGGTTCCGATGGTGTTTATTTTAATCCCAATTTCACGGAAGGTGCTCATTTGGTTCTACCCGCCGGAGATCGAAAAGCTTTCAAAGCCGGTCGTGTTTTCGGACGGACCTAGGAAAGGTTTCAGCTCTGCGGAAGTAAAAGTCGTTCATTCGAAAAAAACGGTAGGGCCAAACCAATTACAGGCTGCCTGAACTTTAGACGACGCTCTCTTTGTGACCGGGTGCGTGTCGAAGGTTGAGTCATCGCTTGCCAATCCGAGCATGGCGACAAGGTGCCCACCGGCGGAAGAGCCTCAGGCTCCGAACCCTTAAGCGAACTTTTGCAGTAGGGTGACTTGTGGTTGGGATTTAGTGGGGGTTTCAGCTGGCTTCATACGATCGATATCTAAGCAGGATTCCATTCGTCGAAAAATGGCATCGTTCCGGTTTCATCCACATCACCGGCGTAGTGAAACTTCTTAAGCAGTTCGATTCCCGGTAGGAGAGCGTCATCGTGTTGGGCAAGCTTTTGAGACAATTGCGTATCCAGTTCCTTGATCAACTCGTTCTTCGTGTCATCCTTTGCCAAATTGGTGAGTTGGTAGGGATCGCTGTCATTTTCGTATAGCAGCCAGGGTCCGTCTAAATCGCGAACGTAGGTGTAACGGGATGTACGGAGCCCCCGGTATTCGCGACCTCCGACCTCTCGAGTAAATTGACCGAAGGGAGATTGGCAGGCGAGCAGGGCGCAGTCCGCTGGAGCTTTATTCTCATTGGCCGAGCTGACAGGCGAATCGGATGCGGTGATGTATTCGGAAATGTAGGTAGAGTAGTCGGTTCCATCGATACTCTCTGGGATATCGATATCGCACAGTCCTAAAAGCGTTGGCAATATATCGGGTGTATTGATGAACGCGGGAGGCTGTTTTCCCCTTGGACCAAAGCGTCGCGGAAATCGAATCAAAAGCGGAACCCGAATGGATTCCTCCCAAGGTCGCTGTTTGAAAAGCTCCCCGTGAGAGAGAAGCATGTCGCCGTGATCCGACCAGAACACTAGGATCGTGTCATCAGCCAGACTCTCCTCGTCCAGTGCCTCCATCAATGAATTAAGGCACTCGTCAAGGGCGAGGATGTGAGCGTAATAACCTTTGAGGAGTGTTCGTGCCTTGTCTGCTTCGCTAGCAGGTACGTTTTCCCGTAAGACAATCATGTCCTCGTTAATGAGATCTAGGTATTGCTGAGGGGCGGTCTCATAGGGATCGTGTGGTGGTCCCCAGGATAGGGTTAAGAGAAACGGGCTGTCTTTTTTGCGAGATTTTATAAAGGAAATAGCATCATCCGTTTGGGCAATCGCGTCGTACCCTTCCCAGGTTTTCATTACAGTGCTAGAACCCTCGAAATAGTGAGATGTATTATAGTCGTGGCTACATTCAAGGGCTTTCCAATATTTGAAGCCATGCTGGCGATCGACTGGAATAGGGGAGCTGCGCCCGTTCGCGTTAACATGCCACTTGCCGATGTACCCGGTATCGTAGCCGGCTTTGGAAAAGAGCTTGCCCATCGTTTCCGCGTTCGGATCCATAGGGACGTCATTGATTATGACGCCGTGATGATGTGGATATTGGCCGGTCAATAGCGATGCTCGAGCAGGGCAGCAGACAGGCGTTCCAGATATCGCATTGACGAAATCGATACTCTCGCTCGCGAGACAATCTAAGTGTGGTGTTTGGATGTTCGTCTCTCCACCAAATCCAGTAGCTTGTCTTCGAAATTGATCGGCGAATACGAATACTACATTAGGTTTTTGGCTCAAATTCTATTATCTTGAGGGTTCACGGAGCGAGAGATAGGGTTGTCAGTTTTATTGAATGCTTAGTGTGATGGTCGACGCTAGTATGAAAGCCATTCAATTTGTCTTGGACAAGTTGAATTTGTTTTCTACTATTTATTAGAGGCTACAGGGCGGAGGCTATGCCGATACACGCGATCGCTGGAAAGGAGTATGCTTCGACGTCTTAGGGGAATGCCTCTCGTGTTTGAATTCAGTCGATCGGCGAGTTCTTCGATCGCAGTTTTCGCTAGCAGTTCTAGGCTGACGTTAAAGTGACGGTGATTTTGAGGGGGCTCTCCTTCGATCGCCCATATTGAGAATAGTCCGACATCCTCAGGGCACCGGATCCCTTCATCGATTAGCCAGTTCATGGCATCGTTCCCCAAGGTGATAACGCAGTCCGGATTGTTTCACTCCCTTGCTTCCGTCTTCTCCCGCGATTGCGGGATACGCCGAGACAAGTGATCCCGTTTCAGGGGAGCATGAAGAGCTTGATTTATTTACTCTCCAATCAACCCAAATTCGTTCCGAAGAATTTCTATGATTACCGCTTTGGGATCGTCGGACAAGGTGATCTTCGAGCCGGTGATTTTCTGGGCAATTTGAGTGTAGGTTTCGGATACGCCCATTATGATCTCAAGTGGTAGCTCGTTGTCCGCCGCTAGGGCTTTGCGTTCCTCAATGCGAGATTTGTTCAACAGGATATCAGGTTCGGGGAAGTGTTTGAGTAGCGCCTGGCGGAAACCCTCTTTAGAGTTTTCCACCACCTTGCTCGCTTGGTAGCTGAGTCCGTCCCATATGCGCGAAGAATCAGGCGTGCCCACCTCATCCATATAAATGAGTTTCTCGTTGCCGTCCCTGTCGGAGACGTAGCCAAACTCGAATTTGGTATCAACGAATACCTGGTCCAGTGCTGCGAGGGAGTTGCTTATGAGATTAAACCCGTCGGATAGCAGCTTCTCGTAAACATCGACATCGGCCTTGCTTCGAAATCGGAACGCCTCGAAATTGTCCAGGATGTCCTGGCGAGTGACGTTGACATCGTCTTGTTCCGGTACACCGGGGATTCCTTTGAGGATTCCTTTAGTCGAAGGGGTGATCAGCAATTCGGGCAGCTTCTGATCCTTACGGAGTCCTTCAGCGACGGAGATGCCACAGAAATCGCGTTCTCCCTTATCGTAGGCACGCCACATGGAACCCGTGATGTATTGACGGGCGATTGCTTCGATCATGACGGGACGCGCCTTTTGCACGATCCAGACGAACGGATGGGGAATTTCCAGGATGTGGCTGTCGGCGAGGCCCTGCTCGCGGAATAGCCTGAACCAATGATTGGAAATCGCGTTCAAGGAAGCTCCCTTGCCGGGCACGCCACGCATGCCGCCTTTGCCTTGCCAGATACATTCGAAGGCTGAAATGCGGTCGCTGATTACCATGATTGCTAGTGCTGCGTCGGCCGCTACGGGGTAGTTTCGTTCTTTGATAAGACGAGCGCTGTCCTCCGTCGTTAACCAATACACTGAGCGTACTTTACCGCTGTGAACAGGCTCGTCGGTGCGAATAGGAAGGTCGTTGTTAACCTCTAGTACTTTGTCAGCAAGGCTCATGTGTGGAAGTCGCGATTGACGGTAATTCTGTGGTTGCGGTTAGGCACGTGGGGAAAGTTGAACGGCCTATTCCGGCTTGGCAATAGAGGAAAGAGGAGAGGAAGATCGGGGTTGGAAGACTTATGAGGGCGTTGAAAGAAAACGATCCTTGGGAAGATTCCTGTCCAAACTACTTGATTTGGCTGAAACTAGTGTGCAACGTGTTGCGTCTTTCAAAAGTGCTGTTGCTCTACGTTATTTTCGAAGGAGAACCACTACCAATTTAGTAGCTACCTTGAATAACTTTCCCCTTTATGAGCTCTCGTTTCGTTGTTGTTTTGGCATGTATTATATTGTGCCAAGGGCATGCAGCTTCGTCAATAGGATGAGAAATCGTGGATTTAGTCATGTTCACGCGAAGCGGGATCCTGCAAGCGAGTTACGAGCGTATCCTGCTTGAATGCCGATATCGAATTCCAAAGCATTATTGTTATCATGAAAAAATATTCCTCAGTTTTGATTTTATTAGTTCTAGGAAGTCTCCTTTCGACGGGTGCCCAAGATCGGCCGAATGTCGTAGTCATTCTAACGGATGACCAAGGTTGGGGTGATTTAAGTATCAATGGGAATACGAATCTAGATACGCCGCGCATTGACTCGCTGGCGAAGGAAGGTATCAGCTTCGATCGATTCTATGTTTGCGCGGTGTGTTCACCGACCCGAGCGGAGTTTTTGACAGGACGCTACCATGCTCGTAGTGGGGTTTATAGTACTTCCGCGGGTGGTGAACGGATGGATCTCGACGAAGTTACAATTGCCGATTCGTTCAAGGCCGCAGGTTACGTCACTGGTGCCTTTGGCAAGTGGCACAACGGAATGCAATATCCCTACCATCCGAATGGACGAGGATTCGACGAGTATTACGGTTTCGCCTCAGGGCATTGGGGGGACTATTTTTCGCCTCCGCTCGAACACAACGGAAAGATTGTCCAGGGAGAAGGATTCATCATCGATGACCTGACCAACAAAGCGATGGCCTTCATGGAGGAAAACAAGGACCAGCCTTTCTTTGCCTACTTGCCTTACAACACACCACACTCTCCTATGCAGGTGCCCGGAGAGTATTGGGATCGGTTTAAGGACAAAGAGATTGTGATGCGAAACCGGGATTCAGAAAAGGAAGTCATGACCCATCTTCGGTCGGCTCTAGCAATGTGCGAAAATATCGATTGGAATGTAGGTCGTGTGTTGGACAAGCT
Coding sequences within it:
- a CDS encoding SGNH/GDSL hydrolase family protein; the protein is MTQGKRRYPILILLLFGSSFLCGLSAQNKLDLHDKRVVILGDSITHRGTYVSFISYFLQKRNPDLDYNIISIGLGSETAAGTSEAEHPFPRPCIHSRLDHALEQTKPDIIFACYGMNDGIYHPLRMDRFLAYQSGIESLVAKVHASNAEVVLLTPPPFDADAKKSLAPPNATDFSYKAPFAQYNEVLRTYGKWIMLSKLSAARKIDLNTPLLEYKQERRKTDPQFFLTKDGIHPNEFGHLLMAKTILQACGFEIEGDIIEILEQATADPLFGKIDHRRQMRSKGWLEYIGYERGEVVKAESVHEIEIEAAERQKSIDKLRRL
- a CDS encoding SLC13 family permease, whose translation is MIALSVSCLNLWVAEALPISVTAIIAIAGQAFIGVTTLRQASVNFISPVFFFVLAMFLFAACIRHLKLDHRFAHWLLERSGTNTKNVVFAFMFGTAAISSIMSDVPACAIWMTLALGVLRKEGLTPGESNLGKVLILGITIAALIGGVATPAGSSINIMGLVLLSDLGGGTVPFLKWMAIGVPMVFILIPISRKVLIWFYPPEIEKLSKPVVFSDGPRKGFSSAEVKVVHSKKTVGPNQLQAA
- a CDS encoding sulfatase family protein, coding for MSQKPNVVFVFADQFRRQATGFGGETNIQTPHLDCLASESIDFVNAISGTPVCCPARASLLTGQYPHHHGVIINDVPMDPNAETMGKLFSKAGYDTGYIGKWHVNANGRSSPIPVDRQHGFKYWKALECSHDYNTSHYFEGSSTVMKTWEGYDAIAQTDDAISFIKSRKKDSPFLLTLSWGPPHDPYETAPQQYLDLINEDMIVLRENVPASEADKARTLLKGYYAHILALDECLNSLMEALDEESLADDTILVFWSDHGDMLLSHGELFKQRPWEESIRVPLLIRFPRRFGPRGKQPPAFINTPDILPTLLGLCDIDIPESIDGTDYSTYISEYITASDSPVSSANENKAPADCALLACQSPFGQFTREVGGREYRGLRTSRYTYVRDLDGPWLLYENDSDPYQLTNLAKDDTKNELIKELDTQLSQKLAQHDDALLPGIELLKKFHYAGDVDETGTMPFFDEWNPA
- a CDS encoding phosphoribosylaminoimidazolesuccinocarboxamide synthase, with the protein product MSLADKVLEVNNDLPIRTDEPVHSGKVRSVYWLTTEDSARLIKERNYPVAADAALAIMVISDRISAFECIWQGKGGMRGVPGKGASLNAISNHWFRLFREQGLADSHILEIPHPFVWIVQKARPVMIEAIARQYITGSMWRAYDKGERDFCGISVAEGLRKDQKLPELLITPSTKGILKGIPGVPEQDDVNVTRQDILDNFEAFRFRSKADVDVYEKLLSDGFNLISNSLAALDQVFVDTKFEFGYVSDRDGNEKLIYMDEVGTPDSSRIWDGLSYQASKVVENSKEGFRQALLKHFPEPDILLNKSRIEERKALAADNELPLEIIMGVSETYTQIAQKITGSKITLSDDPKAVIIEILRNEFGLIGE